The following proteins are encoded in a genomic region of Magallana gigas chromosome 1, xbMagGiga1.1, whole genome shotgun sequence:
- the LOC117688524 gene encoding uncharacterized protein: protein MIVFRMIALLWTLFVTFHGYGFCYENLSRRPTTVLTQSSTYNAQTASIANDGDVQTDELHCSHTAHNHTKAWLQVDFGQPFMINNVIIHYRREGDESSSWKQYRFRQFYLDASNNSAIQTTTSQRTRCYTDNTTAPDLPPNIIDIPCKQTARYVIVETTYDAPEDDYLDEHGAILEICEIKVYGCGKTNGICIKGCTPGQHGDTCDETCSHGCAGGTCDQQKGTCSAGCKQNWTGRLCDVCDAKHYGTACSMKCNINCLNNTCNDVTGSCKDGCVFGKFGDFCNETCDEHCVSFWHEDTEKYKKLKESNLETLFILNGMIAALCVSLIVNGCMIKWNLRRDQYKGQDVNQNTMNKNVPLQDSISPQDMYDTVGDDTKYEDLGQLSGSPHYDQLELIKPS, encoded by the exons ATGATTGTTTTCAGAATGATTGCTTTACTATGGACTTTATTTGTTACTTTCCACGGTTATGGTTTCTGCTATG AAAATCTAAGTAGAAGACCCACAACAGTGCTCACCCAAAGTTCGACCTACAATGCACAGACAGCATCAATTGCTAACGATGGCGATGTTCAGACTGATGAACTCCATTGTTCTCATACTGCGCATAATCACACAAAGGCATGGCTGCAGGTGGACTTTGGACAGCCTTTTATGATAAACAATGTTATAATTCATTATAGAAGAGAAG gCGATGAATCATCGTCTTGGAAGCAGTATCGGTTCAGGCAATTCTATCTAGATGCATCAAACAATTCAGCTATACAGACAACGACATCACAAAGAACCCGTTGTTACACCGATAACACGACTGCCCCAGACTTACCTCCAAACATAATCGACATACCTTGTAAACAGACAGCTAGATACGTCATTGTGGAGACCACTTATGACGCACCTGAAGATGATTACCTTGATGAACACGGAGCGATCCTTGAAATATGTGAAATAAAAGTATACG GATGTGGGAAAACCAATGGGATTTGTATAAAGGGATGCACACCGGGACAGCATGGGGACACGTGTGATGAAACATGTAGTCATGGGTGTGCAGGAGGAACTTGTGACCAACAGAAAGGAACCTGCAGTGCTGGTTGTAAACAAAACTGGACAGGGCGTCTATGTGATG TTTGCGACGCGAAACATTACGGAACTGCCTGCTCTATGAAATGcaatataaattgtttaaacaatacCTGCAATGATGTTACTGGTTCTTGTAAAGATGGTTGCGTGTTTGGAAAATTTGGAGATTTCTGTAACGAAACTTGTGATGAACATTGTGTCTCTTTTTGGCACGAGGATACCGAGAAAT ATAAGAAATTGAAGGAATCGAATTTGGAAACCCTGTTCATTTTGAATGGGATGATTGCAGCTCTTTGTGTTAGTCTCATTGTCAACGGCTGCATGATAAAATG GAATTTAAGACGTGACCAATACAAAGGGCAAGACGTGAATCAAAATACGATGAATAAAAATGTTCCTCTTCAGGATTCCATCTCACCCCAAGATATGTATGATACAGTGGGGGACGACACAAAATACGAAGATTTGGGTCAACTCAGTGGGTCGCCTCACTACGATCAACTCGAATTGATAAAACCTAGttaa